A section of the Hevea brasiliensis isolate MT/VB/25A 57/8 chromosome 17, ASM3005281v1, whole genome shotgun sequence genome encodes:
- the LOC110645664 gene encoding BTB/POZ domain-containing protein At1g30440 yields the protein MACTKLGSKSDAFQRQGQAWFCTTGLPSDIVVEVGEMTFHLHKFPLLSRSGVMERLIAEALEEGDEKCVINLHYNPGGAKTFELVAKFCYGVKLELTSSNVVYLRCAAEHLEMTEDYGEGNLIMQTETFFKQVVLGNWNDSLKALQTCDQSLPYAEELHITKKCIESLATKAYTDPNLFGWPIMEHGPMQSPGGSVLWNGISTGARPKKSSSDWWYEDVLTLSLPLYKRLISIMESRGVRQEVIAGSLAFYAKKYLPGLNRRQGASESSSRLMAVGLAPPSEEDQKALLEDIDRLLPMQKGLVPTKFLFGLLRTALILKASSCLSNLEKRIGMQLDQATLEDLLMPNFSYSMETLYNVDCVQRILEHFLAMDQITGGASPCSVDDSHLIGSPSLTPITLVAKLIDGYLAEVAPDVNLKLPKFQALAAAVPEYARPLDDGLYRAIDVYLKSHPWLAESEREQLCRLMDCQKLSLEACTHAAQNERLPLRIIVRVLFFEQLQLRTSIAGCFLVSDNLDGSRQLRSGFVGSTEGGWATAVRENLVLKVGMDNMRMRVSELEMECSIMRQEIEKMGRTKGSSTWGNVSKKFGFKLKSQLCSAQEGSVSNQNNGNAKSEMAKERHGKHKKN from the exons ATGGCTTGCACGAAATTGGGATCTAAAAGTGATGCATTCCAAAGGCAAGGGCAGGCCTG GTTCTGCACCACTGGGCTTCCTAGTGATATTGTTGTGGAAGTGGGGGAGATGACCTTCCATCTTCACAAG TTTCCTTTGCTATCTAGAAGTGGGGTTATGGAAAGGTTGATTGCAGAAGCATTGGAAGAAGGGGATGAAAAATGTGTTATAAATCTCCATTACAATCCTGGTGGGGCCAAAACTTTTGAACTTGTGGCCAAGTTCTGTTATGGTGTGAAACTTGAGCTTACCTCCTCAAATGTTGTGTACCTCCGTTGTGCTGCTGAGCATCTTGAAATGACCGAGGATTATGGGGAGGGCAATCTAATTATGCAGACTGAGACCTTTTTTAAGCAAGTAGTCCTTGGTAATTGGAACGATTCTTTAAAGGCACTTCAAACATGTGATCAGAGTCTTCCCTATGCTGAAGAACTTCACATTACAAAGAAGTGTATTGAGTCACTCGCCACAAAAGCATATACTGACCCAAATCTTTTTGGATGGCCTATAATGGAGCATGGGCCCATGCAGAGTCCTGGAGGAAGTGTCTTGTGGAATGGGATAAGCACAGGGGCTAGACCCAAAAAATCAAGTTCAGATTGGTGGTATGAGGATGTGTTGACTTTAAGTTTACCTCTCTATAAGAGGTTGATTTCCATAATGGAATCTCGTGGTGTCAGACAAGAGGTTATTGCTGGATCCCTTGCTTTCTATGCCAAAAAGTACCTGCCCGGGTTGAATAGGCGTCAAGGTGCTAGTGAGTCTAGTTCCCGTTTAATGGCTGTGGGTTTGGCTCCACCATCAGAAGAAGACCAGAAGGCTTTGCTTGAAGATATTGATAGGTTGCTTCCAATGCAGAAGGGCCTAGTCCCTACCAAGTTCCTGTTTGGTCTTCTTCGGACAGCCTTGATTCTAAAAGCAAGCTCTTGTTTATCAAACTTAGAGAAAAGGATTGGCATGCAGCTTGATCAAGCAACCCTAGAAGATCTTTTGATGCCCAATTTCTCTTATTCCATGGAGACACTTTACAATGTTGACTGTGTGCAGCGGATTCTTGAACACTTCCTTGCCATGGATCAAATTACAGGTGGGGCGTCTCCATGTTCAGTAGATGATAGCCATTTGATTGGATCGCCATCATTAACACCAATCACGTTGGTGGCCAAACTGATCGATGGATACCTGGCAGAGGTTGCTCCTGATGTGAATTTGAAGCTCCCCAAGTTTCAGGCTCTTGCTGCTGCTGTTCCTGAATATGCCCGGCCCCTGGATGATGGTCTTTATCGTGCCATAGACGTTTACTTGAAG TCACACCCGTGGTTGGCAGAGTCTGAAAGAGAACAGCTCTGTAGGCTGATGGACTGCCAGaagctctccttggaagcttgtACTCATGCCGCGCAGAATGAAAGGCTACCGTTAAGAATAATAGTCCGAGTTCTCTTCTTTGAGCAACTTCAGCTAAGGACATCTATTGCCGGCTGCTTTCTGGTTTCCGACAACCTAGATGGGTCAAGACAACTGAGAAGTGGCTTTGTTGGGTCTACCGAGGGAGGCTGGGCCACAGCTGTTAGAGAGAATCTGGTTTTGAAGGTGGGAATGGATAATATGAGGATGAGGGTGTCTGAGCTTGAGATGGAGTGTTCCATTATGAGGCAGGAGATTGAGAAGATGGGTCGAACGAAAGGTTCCAGCACTTGGGGAAATGTGTCTAAGAAATTTGGATTTAAGCTAAAGTCTCAGTTGTGCAGTGCTCAAGAGGGCTCTGTTAGCAACCAGAATAATGGCAATGCGAAGTCGGAGATGGCAAAAGAAAGGCATGGAAAGCACAAGAAAAACTAG